The following coding sequences lie in one Rutidosis leptorrhynchoides isolate AG116_Rl617_1_P2 chromosome 4, CSIRO_AGI_Rlap_v1, whole genome shotgun sequence genomic window:
- the LOC139839579 gene encoding chlorophyll a-b binding protein 6, chloroplastic — protein sequence MASNALMSCGMAAVCRPSMLSSSKSRFATAVPLSGVATNASRVSMAANWMPGEPRPPYLDGSAPGDFGFDPLRLGEVPENLERFKESELIHCRWAMLAVPGILVPEALGLGNWVKAQEWAALPGGQATYLGNPVPWGTLPTILAIEFLSIAFVENQRSMEKDPEKKKYPGGAFDPLGYSKDPKTFAENKVKEIKNGRLALLAFVGFCVQQSAYPGTGPLENLATHLADPWHNNIGDVVIPKGIFPN from the exons ATGGCTTCTAATGCATTAATGAGCTGCGGTATGGCGGCCGTATGCCGCCCTTCGATGTTGTCTTCTTCTAAATCAAGATTCGCAACGGCTGTGCCACTTTCGGGTGTGGCCACTAATGCATCTCGGGTTTCCATGGCCGCTAACTGGATGCCCGGTGAACCACGACCACCGTACCTAGACGGATCTGCACCCGG GGATTTCGGGTTCGACCCACTTCGTCTCGGTGAGGTCCCAGAGAACCTTGAAAGGTTCAAAGAGTCCGAGCTCATTCACTGCAGATGGGCTATGCTTGCAGTT CCCGGGATCTTGGTACCCGAAGCCTTAGGATTGGGCAATTGGGTAAAAGCACAAGAATGGGCTGCCCTTCCCGGAGGACAAGCAACGTACCTAGGAAACCCTGTTCCATGGGGCACCCTACCCACCATTTTGGCAATCGAATTCCTCTCTATTGCCTTCGTAGAGAACCAAAGAAGCATGGAAAAAGACCCCGAAAAGAAGAAATACCCAGGTGGCGCTTTTGACCCATTGGGCTACTCAAAAGACCCAAAAACATTCGCCGAGAACAAAGTCAAAGAGATCAAAAACG GACGCTTGGCGTTGTTGGCATTTGTGGGATTCTGTGTGCAACAATCGGCTTACCCTGGTACCGGACCTTTGGAGAACTTGGCAACCCATTTGGCTGACCCATGGCACAACAACATCGGAGATGTCGTTATTCCTAAAGGAATTTTCCCAAACTAA
- the LOC139839581 gene encoding G-type lectin S-receptor-like serine/threonine-protein kinase At4g27290 isoform X2, with protein sequence MLFPAFTFLFLTLSTCSAVNTISVNQNITDGDTIISKNQKFELGFFSPGISKNRYLGIWFKNTSPLTVVWVANRKTPLNNTLAKITLSSRGTLSIVNIRGSIIWSSNSLAPRTNANPIAQLLNTGNLVIKIRNSVVWQSFDYPGDTFISGMKLGKNLVTGKEFYLRSWASADDPFPGKYTVRLFKVKGKYPQVYISKGSVIVSRMGPFDGIEFAGHPKSRHDSNNLYQNEMVVNHKEMYYKYRSNSTVLAARTVMTPGGKLEIWQLNMRNQEWMQDLTIPMDYCDNYGLCGPYGSCSTNTLSNCECMKGFEIKDVGYDLNPYNWSNGCRRSRELDCGPGDGFLKFSSMKLPDTQNAVFDGSMSIHECEVACKDNCSCTAYANPNVTRGSVGCLRWFGDLIDVRVYSINGQDLYVKLAASELLGNSIAKFGFNKKFGVLTVVLLTSSAAGLLFAVLSACRTKMKRRHLLGNQYALNKKHATVQIQDLDELPSFSLHEIAKATDNFSINNKIGEGGFGPVYKGVLENEQEVAVKRLSETSQQGLDEFKNEVICIAKLQHRNLVKLLGYCVHENEMILVYEYMPNKSLDTYLFDETRSSMLDWPKRFHIINGMARGILYLHQDSRLQIVHRDLKAGNILLDNDMNPKITDFGLARNFVGSDTATKTKRVMGTYGYISPEYALHGQFSTKSDVFSFGVLVLEIISGKKNRGFSHEDHSDSLIGHAWRLYKENRSIELMCPSLRESCVMSEVLRSIHVGLLCVQHHAQDRPTMFSVVLMLVSEGTIETISSYNMRIIVTN encoded by the exons ATGTTATTCCCAGCCTTTACCTTTTTATTTCTAACTCTATCAACATGCAGTGCAGTAAACACCATTTCTGTTAATCAAAACATCACAGATGGTGACACAATCATTTCAAAGAACCAAAAATTTGAGCTTGGTTTCTTTAGCCCCGGGATTTCAAAAAATCGATACTTAGGGATATGGTTTAAGAACACATCACCTCTTACAGTCGTATGGGTCGCTAACAGAAAAACACCACTAAACAACACGTTGGCCAAAATCACATTAAGCAGCCGCGGGACACTGTCTATCGTAAACATCCGTGGCTCAATCATTTGGTCATCGAACTCATTGGCACCAAGGACAAATGCAAACCCCATAGCACAACTGTTGAATACAGGAAACTTGGTGATCAAGATTCGAAACAGTGTGGTTTGGCAAAGTTTTGATTACCCTGGGGACACGTTTATATCGGGTATGAAATTGGGTAAAAATTTGGTAACAGGAAAAGAGTTTTATCTGAGATCATGGGCGAGCGCGGATGACCCGTTTCCAGGTAAGTATACAGTTAGGCTGTTTAAGGTTAAGGGTAAATATCCACAAGTATATATCAGTAAAGGTTCTGTTATTGTATCAAGGATGGGCCCGTTTGATGGTATCGAGTTTGCTGGACATCCGAAATCTAGGCATGACTCGAACAACTTGTATCAAAATGAAATGGTTGTTAATCACAAGGAGATGTATTACAAATATAGATCTAATAGTACCGTACTCGCGGCAAGAACAGTAATGACGCCAGGTGGCAAACTTGAAATCTGGCAGCTGAATATGCGAAACCAAGAGTGGATGCAGGATCTTACGATACCGATGGATTATTGTGATAATTATGGATTATGTGGCCCATATGGAAGCTGTAGTACTAATACATTATCTAATTGTGAGTGTATGAAAGGGTTTGAGATTAAAGATGTGGGATACGATTTGAATCCGTATAATTGGAGTAATGGATGTAGACGAAGTAGAGAGTTGGATTGTGGGCCCGGAGATGGATTTTTGAAATTTTCGAGTATGAAATTGCCAGATACGCAAAATGCCGTGTTCGATGGAAGTATGAGTATTCATGAATGTGAGGTTGCTTGTAAGGATAACTGCTCGTGCACTGCGTATGCTAATCCGAACGTTACTCGAGGTTCTGTTGGATGTTTGCGATGGTTTGGTGATTTGATTGACGTACGAGTGTACTCAATTAACGGGCAAGATCTTTATGTTAAACTGGCGGCCTCAGAATTATTAG GAAATTCGATCGCTAAATTTGGCTTCAATAAAAAGTTTGGAGTACTCACTGTGGTCTTATTAACTTCGTCTGCTGCGGGGCTTCTGTTTGCAGTGTTGTCTGCTTGTAGAACGAAAATGAAAAGGCGTCACTTATTAG GAAACCAATATGCCCTTAATAAAAAGCATGCGACTGTTCAAATTCAAGATCTTGATGAGCTGCCTTCCTTTAGCCTACATGAAATAGCTAAGGCTACAGATAACTTCAGCATCAACAATAAGATAGGAGAAGGTGGCTTTGGTCCTGTTTATAAG GGTGTGTTAGAAAACGAACAAGAAGTAGCTGTGAAGCGGCTGTCAGAAACATCGCAACAAGGGCTCGATGAATTCAAAAATGAAGTAATTTGTATTGCTAAACTTCAGCACCGCAATCTTGTGAAGCTTCTCGGATACTGCGttcatgaaaatgaaatgattttgGTTTATGAATACATGCCCAACAAAAGCTTAGACACTTACTTATTTG ATGAAACGAGAAGCTCAATGCTTGATTGGCCCAAGCGATTTCACATTATTAACGGGATGGCTCGAGGTATTCTATATCTACATCAAGATTCACGTCTTCAAATCGTACATAGAGATCTCAAGGCTGGTAACATTTTACTGGATAATGATATGAACCCTAAAATCACAGACTTCGGCCTTGCAAGAAACTTTGTAGGATCGGATACCGCTACTAAGACAAAGAGAGTCATGGGAACATA CGGTTACATTTCACCGGAGTATGCATTACACGGGCAATTTTCTACAAAGTCGGATGTGTTTAGTTTTGGCGTTTTGGTTTTGGAGATAATTAGTGGTAAGAAAAACAGAGGATTCTCTCATGAAGATCATAGTGACAGCCTTATTGGACAT GCATGGAGACTCTACAAAGAAAACAGGTCCATCGAACTCATGTGTCCATCCTTACGCGAGTCGTGTGTTATGTCTGAAGTATTACGATCAATACACGTTGGGCTATTATGTGTGCAACATCATGCACAAGATAGACCGACGATGTTTTCGGTGGTGCTGATGTTGGTAAGTGAAG GGACAATTGAGACAATATCGTCCTACAATATGCGGATTATTGTTACTAACTGA
- the LOC139839581 gene encoding G-type lectin S-receptor-like serine/threonine-protein kinase At4g27290 isoform X1 — protein MLFPAFTFLFLTLSTCSAVNTISVNQNITDGDTIISKNQKFELGFFSPGISKNRYLGIWFKNTSPLTVVWVANRKTPLNNTLAKITLSSRGTLSIVNIRGSIIWSSNSLAPRTNANPIAQLLNTGNLVIKIRNSVVWQSFDYPGDTFISGMKLGKNLVTGKEFYLRSWASADDPFPGKYTVRLFKVKGKYPQVYISKGSVIVSRMGPFDGIEFAGHPKSRHDSNNLYQNEMVVNHKEMYYKYRSNSTVLAARTVMTPGGKLEIWQLNMRNQEWMQDLTIPMDYCDNYGLCGPYGSCSTNTLSNCECMKGFEIKDVGYDLNPYNWSNGCRRSRELDCGPGDGFLKFSSMKLPDTQNAVFDGSMSIHECEVACKDNCSCTAYANPNVTRGSVGCLRWFGDLIDVRVYSINGQDLYVKLAASELLGNSIAKFGFNKKFGVLTVVLLTSSAAGLLFAVLSACRTKMKRRHLLGNQYALNKKHATVQIQDLDELPSFSLHEIAKATDNFSINNKIGEGGFGPVYKGVLENEQEVAVKRLSETSQQGLDEFKNEVICIAKLQHRNLVKLLGYCVHENEMILVYEYMPNKSLDTYLFDETRSSMLDWPKRFHIINGMARGILYLHQDSRLQIVHRDLKAGNILLDNDMNPKITDFGLARNFVGSDTATKTKRVMGTYGYISPEYALHGQFSTKSDVFSFGVLVLEIISGKKNRGFSHEDHSDSLIGHAWRLYKENRSIELMCPSLRESCVMSEVLRSIHVGLLCVQHHAQDRPTMFSVVLMLVSEGVLPQPKQPAFFTGEIPSEVQSGSSVNDYTITQVYAR, from the exons ATGTTATTCCCAGCCTTTACCTTTTTATTTCTAACTCTATCAACATGCAGTGCAGTAAACACCATTTCTGTTAATCAAAACATCACAGATGGTGACACAATCATTTCAAAGAACCAAAAATTTGAGCTTGGTTTCTTTAGCCCCGGGATTTCAAAAAATCGATACTTAGGGATATGGTTTAAGAACACATCACCTCTTACAGTCGTATGGGTCGCTAACAGAAAAACACCACTAAACAACACGTTGGCCAAAATCACATTAAGCAGCCGCGGGACACTGTCTATCGTAAACATCCGTGGCTCAATCATTTGGTCATCGAACTCATTGGCACCAAGGACAAATGCAAACCCCATAGCACAACTGTTGAATACAGGAAACTTGGTGATCAAGATTCGAAACAGTGTGGTTTGGCAAAGTTTTGATTACCCTGGGGACACGTTTATATCGGGTATGAAATTGGGTAAAAATTTGGTAACAGGAAAAGAGTTTTATCTGAGATCATGGGCGAGCGCGGATGACCCGTTTCCAGGTAAGTATACAGTTAGGCTGTTTAAGGTTAAGGGTAAATATCCACAAGTATATATCAGTAAAGGTTCTGTTATTGTATCAAGGATGGGCCCGTTTGATGGTATCGAGTTTGCTGGACATCCGAAATCTAGGCATGACTCGAACAACTTGTATCAAAATGAAATGGTTGTTAATCACAAGGAGATGTATTACAAATATAGATCTAATAGTACCGTACTCGCGGCAAGAACAGTAATGACGCCAGGTGGCAAACTTGAAATCTGGCAGCTGAATATGCGAAACCAAGAGTGGATGCAGGATCTTACGATACCGATGGATTATTGTGATAATTATGGATTATGTGGCCCATATGGAAGCTGTAGTACTAATACATTATCTAATTGTGAGTGTATGAAAGGGTTTGAGATTAAAGATGTGGGATACGATTTGAATCCGTATAATTGGAGTAATGGATGTAGACGAAGTAGAGAGTTGGATTGTGGGCCCGGAGATGGATTTTTGAAATTTTCGAGTATGAAATTGCCAGATACGCAAAATGCCGTGTTCGATGGAAGTATGAGTATTCATGAATGTGAGGTTGCTTGTAAGGATAACTGCTCGTGCACTGCGTATGCTAATCCGAACGTTACTCGAGGTTCTGTTGGATGTTTGCGATGGTTTGGTGATTTGATTGACGTACGAGTGTACTCAATTAACGGGCAAGATCTTTATGTTAAACTGGCGGCCTCAGAATTATTAG GAAATTCGATCGCTAAATTTGGCTTCAATAAAAAGTTTGGAGTACTCACTGTGGTCTTATTAACTTCGTCTGCTGCGGGGCTTCTGTTTGCAGTGTTGTCTGCTTGTAGAACGAAAATGAAAAGGCGTCACTTATTAG GAAACCAATATGCCCTTAATAAAAAGCATGCGACTGTTCAAATTCAAGATCTTGATGAGCTGCCTTCCTTTAGCCTACATGAAATAGCTAAGGCTACAGATAACTTCAGCATCAACAATAAGATAGGAGAAGGTGGCTTTGGTCCTGTTTATAAG GGTGTGTTAGAAAACGAACAAGAAGTAGCTGTGAAGCGGCTGTCAGAAACATCGCAACAAGGGCTCGATGAATTCAAAAATGAAGTAATTTGTATTGCTAAACTTCAGCACCGCAATCTTGTGAAGCTTCTCGGATACTGCGttcatgaaaatgaaatgattttgGTTTATGAATACATGCCCAACAAAAGCTTAGACACTTACTTATTTG ATGAAACGAGAAGCTCAATGCTTGATTGGCCCAAGCGATTTCACATTATTAACGGGATGGCTCGAGGTATTCTATATCTACATCAAGATTCACGTCTTCAAATCGTACATAGAGATCTCAAGGCTGGTAACATTTTACTGGATAATGATATGAACCCTAAAATCACAGACTTCGGCCTTGCAAGAAACTTTGTAGGATCGGATACCGCTACTAAGACAAAGAGAGTCATGGGAACATA CGGTTACATTTCACCGGAGTATGCATTACACGGGCAATTTTCTACAAAGTCGGATGTGTTTAGTTTTGGCGTTTTGGTTTTGGAGATAATTAGTGGTAAGAAAAACAGAGGATTCTCTCATGAAGATCATAGTGACAGCCTTATTGGACAT GCATGGAGACTCTACAAAGAAAACAGGTCCATCGAACTCATGTGTCCATCCTTACGCGAGTCGTGTGTTATGTCTGAAGTATTACGATCAATACACGTTGGGCTATTATGTGTGCAACATCATGCACAAGATAGACCGACGATGTTTTCGGTGGTGCTGATGTTGGTAAGTGAAGGTGTGTTGCCTCAACCTAAACAACCTGCTTTTTTTACAGGCGAGATCCCTAGCGAAGTTCAGTCCGGGTCGTCAGTTAATGATTACACGATAACACAAGTGTATGCTCGATAG
- the LOC139839581 gene encoding G-type lectin S-receptor-like serine/threonine-protein kinase At4g27290 isoform X3 — MLFPAFTFLFLTLSTCSAVNTISVNQNITDGDTIISKNQKFELGFFSPGISKNRYLGIWFKNTSPLTVVWVANRKTPLNNTLAKITLSSRGTLSIVNIRGSIIWSSNSLAPRTNANPIAQLLNTGNLVIKIRNSVVWQSFDYPGDTFISGMKLGKNLVTGKEFYLRSWASADDPFPGKYTVRLFKVKGKYPQVYISKGSVIVSRMGPFDGIEFAGHPKSRHDSNNLYQNEMVVNHKEMYYKYRSNSTVLAARTVMTPGGKLEIWQLNMRNQEWMQDLTIPMDYCDNYGLCGPYGSCSTNTLSNCECMKGFEIKDVGYDLNPYNWSNGCRRSRELDCGPGDGFLKFSSMKLPDTQNAVFDGSMSIHECEVACKDNCSCTAYANPNVTRGSVGCLRWFGDLIDVRVYSINGQDLYVKLAASELLGNSIAKFGFNKKFGVLTVVLLTSSAAGLLFAVLSACRTKMKRRHLLGNQYALNKKHATVQIQDLDELPSFSLHEIAKATDNFSINNKIGEGGFGPVYKGVLENEQEVAVKRLSETSQQGLDEFKNEVICIAKLQHRNLVKLLGYCVHENEMILVYEYMPNKSLDTYLFDETRSSMLDWPKRFHIINGMARDFGLARNFVGSDTATKTKRVMGTYGYISPEYALHGQFSTKSDVFSFGVLVLEIISGKKNRGFSHEDHSDSLIGHAWRLYKENRSIELMCPSLRESCVMSEVLRSIHVGLLCVQHHAQDRPTMFSVVLMLVSEGVLPQPKQPAFFTGEIPSEVQSGSSVNDYTITQVYAR, encoded by the exons ATGTTATTCCCAGCCTTTACCTTTTTATTTCTAACTCTATCAACATGCAGTGCAGTAAACACCATTTCTGTTAATCAAAACATCACAGATGGTGACACAATCATTTCAAAGAACCAAAAATTTGAGCTTGGTTTCTTTAGCCCCGGGATTTCAAAAAATCGATACTTAGGGATATGGTTTAAGAACACATCACCTCTTACAGTCGTATGGGTCGCTAACAGAAAAACACCACTAAACAACACGTTGGCCAAAATCACATTAAGCAGCCGCGGGACACTGTCTATCGTAAACATCCGTGGCTCAATCATTTGGTCATCGAACTCATTGGCACCAAGGACAAATGCAAACCCCATAGCACAACTGTTGAATACAGGAAACTTGGTGATCAAGATTCGAAACAGTGTGGTTTGGCAAAGTTTTGATTACCCTGGGGACACGTTTATATCGGGTATGAAATTGGGTAAAAATTTGGTAACAGGAAAAGAGTTTTATCTGAGATCATGGGCGAGCGCGGATGACCCGTTTCCAGGTAAGTATACAGTTAGGCTGTTTAAGGTTAAGGGTAAATATCCACAAGTATATATCAGTAAAGGTTCTGTTATTGTATCAAGGATGGGCCCGTTTGATGGTATCGAGTTTGCTGGACATCCGAAATCTAGGCATGACTCGAACAACTTGTATCAAAATGAAATGGTTGTTAATCACAAGGAGATGTATTACAAATATAGATCTAATAGTACCGTACTCGCGGCAAGAACAGTAATGACGCCAGGTGGCAAACTTGAAATCTGGCAGCTGAATATGCGAAACCAAGAGTGGATGCAGGATCTTACGATACCGATGGATTATTGTGATAATTATGGATTATGTGGCCCATATGGAAGCTGTAGTACTAATACATTATCTAATTGTGAGTGTATGAAAGGGTTTGAGATTAAAGATGTGGGATACGATTTGAATCCGTATAATTGGAGTAATGGATGTAGACGAAGTAGAGAGTTGGATTGTGGGCCCGGAGATGGATTTTTGAAATTTTCGAGTATGAAATTGCCAGATACGCAAAATGCCGTGTTCGATGGAAGTATGAGTATTCATGAATGTGAGGTTGCTTGTAAGGATAACTGCTCGTGCACTGCGTATGCTAATCCGAACGTTACTCGAGGTTCTGTTGGATGTTTGCGATGGTTTGGTGATTTGATTGACGTACGAGTGTACTCAATTAACGGGCAAGATCTTTATGTTAAACTGGCGGCCTCAGAATTATTAG GAAATTCGATCGCTAAATTTGGCTTCAATAAAAAGTTTGGAGTACTCACTGTGGTCTTATTAACTTCGTCTGCTGCGGGGCTTCTGTTTGCAGTGTTGTCTGCTTGTAGAACGAAAATGAAAAGGCGTCACTTATTAG GAAACCAATATGCCCTTAATAAAAAGCATGCGACTGTTCAAATTCAAGATCTTGATGAGCTGCCTTCCTTTAGCCTACATGAAATAGCTAAGGCTACAGATAACTTCAGCATCAACAATAAGATAGGAGAAGGTGGCTTTGGTCCTGTTTATAAG GGTGTGTTAGAAAACGAACAAGAAGTAGCTGTGAAGCGGCTGTCAGAAACATCGCAACAAGGGCTCGATGAATTCAAAAATGAAGTAATTTGTATTGCTAAACTTCAGCACCGCAATCTTGTGAAGCTTCTCGGATACTGCGttcatgaaaatgaaatgattttgGTTTATGAATACATGCCCAACAAAAGCTTAGACACTTACTTATTTG ATGAAACGAGAAGCTCAATGCTTGATTGGCCCAAGCGATTTCACATTATTAACGGGATGGCTCGAG ACTTCGGCCTTGCAAGAAACTTTGTAGGATCGGATACCGCTACTAAGACAAAGAGAGTCATGGGAACATA CGGTTACATTTCACCGGAGTATGCATTACACGGGCAATTTTCTACAAAGTCGGATGTGTTTAGTTTTGGCGTTTTGGTTTTGGAGATAATTAGTGGTAAGAAAAACAGAGGATTCTCTCATGAAGATCATAGTGACAGCCTTATTGGACAT GCATGGAGACTCTACAAAGAAAACAGGTCCATCGAACTCATGTGTCCATCCTTACGCGAGTCGTGTGTTATGTCTGAAGTATTACGATCAATACACGTTGGGCTATTATGTGTGCAACATCATGCACAAGATAGACCGACGATGTTTTCGGTGGTGCTGATGTTGGTAAGTGAAGGTGTGTTGCCTCAACCTAAACAACCTGCTTTTTTTACAGGCGAGATCCCTAGCGAAGTTCAGTCCGGGTCGTCAGTTAATGATTACACGATAACACAAGTGTATGCTCGATAG
- the LOC139839582 gene encoding uncharacterized protein isoform X1, with protein sequence METKETKLISKTKGGKVAQMFSQFMERVAKFEEINDAGNRYLVSFRQGLEFIRRPPIENTSELFKKVVKTNNTHRMQSYIEAGYVHTSNRCENLNKLNTSHIQLLGNVSKAKNIIVELENLVEDVKLALEAAIETEYISNLDPISPTSNEDDIVSIVPEKPKDVDYATMVAVVYSMVKQDYVMQEKIVTSLNLNTSSGELESYCLMWSLRPFINDEIMHQAWKLIS encoded by the exons atggAAACCAAAGAAACTAAGTTGATCTCTAAAACAAAAGGTGGGAAAGTTGCCCAGATGTTTTCGCAATTTATGGAAAG GGTTGCAAAATTTGAAGAGATAAATGATGCAGGGAATAGATATCTTGTTAGCTTTCGTCAAGGGCTtg AGTTCATCAGAAGACCCCCTATTGAAAATACATCGGAACTCTTTAAGAAGGTCGTTAAAACTAATAACACTCATAGGATGCAGTCTTACATTGAAGCTGGATATGTACACACTTCTAATAGGTGTGAAAACCTCAACAAGT TGAATACGAGCCATATTCAACTGTTGGGTAATGTAAGTAAAG CAAAAAATATTATCGTTGAACTTGAAAACCTTGTTGAGGATGTTAAGCTGGCATTAGAAGCTGCAATTGAAACGGAATATATTTCTAATTTGGATCCTATATCGCCTACATCCAATGAG GACGATATTGTCTCAATTGTCCCTGAGAAACCAAAAGATGTTGATTATGCCACGATGGTAGCTGTAGTATATAGCATGGTGAAACAAGATTATGTTATGCAG GAAAAGATAGTTACTTCACTTAATCTAAATACATCATCAGGAGAACTAGAGAGTTACTGCTTGATGTGGTCGCTGCGCCCTTTTATAAACGATGAAATCATGCATCAAGCCTGGAAACTAATTTCATAA
- the LOC139839582 gene encoding uncharacterized protein isoform X2 — MMQGIDILLAFVKGLSSSEDPLLKIHRNSLRRSLKLITLIGCSLTLKLDMYTLLIEVNTSHIQLLGNVSKAKNIIVELENLVEDVKLALEAAIETEYISNLDPISPTSNEDDIVSIVPEKPKDVDYATMVAVVYSMVKQDYVMQEKIVTSLNLNTSSGELESYCLMWSLRPFINDEIMHQAWKLIS, encoded by the exons ATGATGCAGGGAATAGATATCTTGTTAGCTTTCGTCAAGGGCTtg AGTTCATCAGAAGACCCCCTATTGAAAATACATCGGAACTCTTTAAGAAGGTCGTTAAAACTAATAACACTCATAGGATGCAGTCTTACATTGAAGCTGGATATGTACACACTTCTAATAG AAGTGAATACGAGCCATATTCAACTGTTGGGTAATGTAAGTAAAG CAAAAAATATTATCGTTGAACTTGAAAACCTTGTTGAGGATGTTAAGCTGGCATTAGAAGCTGCAATTGAAACGGAATATATTTCTAATTTGGATCCTATATCGCCTACATCCAATGAG GACGATATTGTCTCAATTGTCCCTGAGAAACCAAAAGATGTTGATTATGCCACGATGGTAGCTGTAGTATATAGCATGGTGAAACAAGATTATGTTATGCAG GAAAAGATAGTTACTTCACTTAATCTAAATACATCATCAGGAGAACTAGAGAGTTACTGCTTGATGTGGTCGCTGCGCCCTTTTATAAACGATGAAATCATGCATCAAGCCTGGAAACTAATTTCATAA